From Enterococcus mediterraneensis, the proteins below share one genomic window:
- the fss3 gene encoding fibrinogen-binding MSCRAMM adhesin Fss3, whose protein sequence is MKKPRFKNWRLFATLALLGQTIGGAIGPTIAFADEITHPQTVTVHSDQSHLYSVEGTFSDGRTLSEVTVPHYAIYNGEKQDIFCIEPGVPIYNEFTPGYEKNPLPDMPEKAKLVSVLWQNAGTDIDTQMVAQKMIWQEANGYTLHSMNHPDGSAVNIAAIEAKINQAISDYQKKPSFHNSTAKTVLGQSTTVTDTNNLNLSEFDEVVENTANIDYRVNGNQLVITPNANSKESGVLTLKKSAGIGTPVAYKMAGQQTLMAGAIDKPNTYTVKIDVETEGVLKIKKVDKESGAIVPGTVFHLDFGKSLPAKDVTTDKEGVAFLDGIPHGTKVTITEKSVPAPYTIDTTPMTATIKAGETISVTSKNTREKGQIILDKTGVETGSDLWNDNYSLAGNTFAIRKDSPTGEIVQKMITDENGHAETPKEIANALELGTYYVTETKASNGFVNTFKPVKVELKYANQTVALVTNNVKRQNQEITGETTLTKEDKDTGNETQGKAKFKGAEYTLFTAKDGQAVKWSEAFKPEFVKGTKASDETVTLTLDEKNQVAVKHLAINEYYWQETKASEGYTLDETKYPVSIKKVDDSEKNAVITRDVTAKEQVIRFGFDFFKFAGSAAGTAETGFNDLTFKVSPLEGTNEITGAEDEATTAYNEQLGFDGYGKFENLPYGDYLLEEVEAPEGFQKITPLEIRSTFKENKEDFVKSEYVFTITEQGQKQPIKTVIVPYEKLTNKAFSVSLNRLMLYDLPEEEDSLTSLATWKDGDKELTTLDSTELIDKLSYNLHEIKEDWYVVAQAIDVETTKVAQEKDEKAKPVVIAETTATLANKEKTGTWEILHKLTAEQVLDKTIVLFNYVYENKEAFEAGDEPVAKDASLNNQAQTVNCTVERHVSIQTKAHLEDGSQTFTHGDVVDMFDDVSITHDVLDGSKEAFETILYALLPDGTTKEIWNSGKIDYEVNNKEFTKNVPAEKVDTGKYPEGTKFTFAEINYDKDGNINGKHNEDLKEKSQTLTPKEVPTTPSTPEQPETPTVPSGSQESSPTVKTFPQTGEKNSNVLLFIGFTLIFATAGYYFWNRRN, encoded by the coding sequence ATGAAAAAGCCAAGATTTAAAAATTGGCGATTATTTGCGACTTTAGCTCTGTTGGGTCAAACCATTGGCGGAGCGATTGGTCCTACGATTGCCTTTGCCGATGAGATTACTCATCCGCAAACGGTTACCGTGCATAGTGATCAGTCCCATCTTTATTCTGTTGAGGGAACTTTTAGTGATGGTCGAACATTATCTGAGGTAACTGTTCCTCATTATGCTATCTATAATGGGGAGAAACAAGATATTTTCTGTATTGAACCAGGAGTGCCAATTTACAATGAGTTCACTCCTGGTTATGAGAAAAATCCATTGCCTGATATGCCGGAGAAAGCCAAATTAGTTTCAGTTTTATGGCAAAATGCCGGTACAGACATTGATACACAAATGGTTGCTCAAAAGATGATCTGGCAAGAGGCCAATGGGTATACACTTCACTCTATGAATCATCCAGATGGCAGTGCTGTAAATATCGCAGCCATTGAGGCAAAAATTAATCAAGCTATTTCCGATTATCAGAAGAAACCAAGTTTCCACAATAGCACGGCTAAAACTGTGTTAGGTCAATCGACTACTGTAACGGATACGAATAATTTGAACTTGTCAGAGTTCGATGAAGTTGTGGAGAATACCGCAAATATTGATTATCGTGTCAATGGCAATCAATTGGTCATCACCCCAAATGCTAATTCTAAAGAAAGTGGTGTGTTGACGCTTAAGAAATCTGCTGGAATTGGAACACCGGTTGCCTATAAAATGGCCGGTCAACAAACCCTGATGGCTGGGGCGATTGATAAACCGAACACTTACACAGTCAAAATTGATGTGGAAACGGAGGGAGTTTTAAAAATCAAAAAAGTTGATAAAGAATCAGGTGCTATTGTACCAGGGACGGTTTTCCATTTAGATTTTGGAAAATCTTTACCTGCAAAAGACGTGACTACTGACAAAGAAGGCGTTGCTTTCTTAGATGGGATTCCTCACGGTACAAAGGTAACTATTACTGAAAAATCAGTGCCAGCGCCTTATACGATTGATACTACCCCCATGACTGCCACGATTAAAGCAGGCGAAACCATTTCTGTGACTTCAAAAAACACGCGAGAAAAAGGTCAAATCATTCTGGATAAAACCGGAGTTGAAACAGGGAGTGATCTTTGGAATGACAATTACTCATTAGCTGGTAATACGTTTGCCATTCGCAAAGACAGTCCCACTGGTGAAATCGTTCAAAAAATGATCACGGATGAAAACGGTCATGCAGAAACACCAAAAGAGATTGCCAATGCGTTGGAATTGGGAACTTACTACGTGACCGAAACCAAAGCATCTAATGGCTTTGTGAATACCTTTAAACCAGTAAAAGTCGAATTGAAGTATGCCAATCAAACCGTAGCCCTTGTTACCAATAATGTCAAAAGGCAAAACCAAGAAATTACTGGTGAAACCACTTTGACGAAAGAAGACAAAGATACCGGTAATGAAACTCAAGGGAAAGCTAAGTTTAAAGGAGCTGAATATACTCTCTTTACTGCAAAAGATGGTCAAGCGGTTAAATGGAGTGAGGCTTTTAAACCAGAATTCGTGAAAGGAACGAAAGCTTCTGATGAAACCGTAACTTTGACTTTAGATGAAAAGAATCAAGTTGCCGTTAAACATTTAGCCATTAATGAGTATTACTGGCAAGAAACCAAGGCTTCTGAAGGATATACCTTGGATGAAACGAAGTATCCTGTATCCATCAAAAAGGTGGATGATAGCGAAAAAAATGCTGTGATTACCCGAGATGTTACGGCAAAAGAACAAGTGATTCGCTTTGGTTTTGATTTCTTTAAATTTGCTGGATCAGCTGCGGGCACTGCCGAAACTGGCTTTAATGATCTGACCTTTAAAGTGTCGCCATTAGAAGGAACCAATGAAATTACAGGCGCTGAAGATGAAGCGACCACAGCTTATAACGAGCAACTAGGTTTTGATGGCTATGGCAAGTTTGAAAATCTTCCTTATGGGGATTATTTACTTGAAGAAGTAGAAGCCCCAGAAGGATTTCAAAAGATTACGCCATTAGAAATCCGTTCTACTTTTAAAGAAAATAAAGAAGACTTTGTGAAGAGTGAGTATGTCTTTACCATTACCGAACAAGGTCAAAAACAACCGATTAAGACGGTGATCGTTCCTTACGAGAAGCTGACGAACAAAGCATTTTCGGTTAGTTTGAACCGTTTGATGCTCTATGATTTGCCTGAGGAAGAAGATAGTTTGACTTCCCTTGCGACTTGGAAAGACGGGGACAAAGAATTGACTACCCTTGATTCTACCGAGCTAATTGATAAGTTGAGCTATAACTTGCATGAAATCAAAGAAGACTGGTATGTGGTAGCACAAGCCATTGATGTGGAAACGACAAAAGTTGCCCAAGAAAAAGATGAAAAAGCCAAACCAGTGGTAATTGCCGAAACGACGGCCACCTTGGCGAACAAAGAAAAAACAGGAACTTGGGAAATTCTGCATAAATTAACCGCCGAACAAGTTTTGGATAAAACCATTGTTTTGTTCAACTATGTCTATGAAAACAAGGAAGCCTTTGAAGCAGGCGATGAGCCAGTAGCAAAGGATGCTAGTTTGAATAACCAAGCCCAAACTGTTAATTGTACGGTGGAACGCCATGTTTCCATCCAAACAAAAGCGCACCTAGAAGACGGTTCTCAGACCTTTACTCATGGTGATGTGGTGGATATGTTTGATGATGTATCCATTACCCATGATGTACTGGATGGCTCAAAAGAAGCCTTCGAAACAATTCTGTATGCACTACTACCAGATGGCACGACCAAAGAAATTTGGAATTCTGGAAAAATTGATTACGAAGTGAATAACAAAGAATTCACCAAAAACGTGCCTGCTGAAAAAGTAGATACCGGAAAGTATCCAGAAGGAACCAAGTTTACTTTTGCGGAAATCAATTATGATAAAGATGGAAACATCAATGGGAAACACAATGAAGATTTGAAAGAAAAATCTCAAACCTTAACACCAAAAGAAGTGCCAACCACACCAAGTACGCCGGAACAACCGGAAACACCAACCGTTCCAAGTGGCTCTCAAGAATCTAGTCCTACAGTGAAGACATTCCCTCAAACTGGGGAGAAAAATTCTAATGTGTTACTGTTCATTGGCTTTACATTGATCTTTGCGACGGCAGGCTATTATTTCTGGAATCGCCGAAACTAA
- a CDS encoding YdcP family protein, with translation MELKFVVPDMVETFGKISYAGEGEVLTEGYGRNTTVIGHSYHLYSSKQRADDIEVVVAAEAGEKDFDQDQPLKAVNPHLVAKGYEIENRGFTDYVLYVDDLVKA, from the coding sequence ATGGAATTGAAATTTGTTGTGCCAGATATGGTCGAAACCTTTGGAAAGATCAGTTATGCCGGAGAAGGCGAAGTTTTAACAGAAGGATATGGTCGAAATACTACGGTGATTGGCCACAGTTATCATTTGTATTCCAGTAAACAACGGGCTGATGATATTGAAGTGGTGGTAGCTGCGGAAGCCGGCGAAAAGGATTTTGACCAAGATCAACCGCTAAAAGCCGTGAATCCCCACTTGGTTGCCAAAGGTTATGAGATTGAGAATCGTGGGTTTACCGACTACGTGTTGTATGTTGATGATTTAGTGAAAGCTTAG
- a CDS encoding YdcP family protein, with product MRLTEGIVVDSGLTFGKLRFSALRREVRKQNEDGTISNEVKERTYNLKSSAQGRMIQVSIPANVPLREFAYDAEVELVNPIVDTVANYVFREGTTVNWFIKADDLVLKRQPNQGNPANQNEGKK from the coding sequence ATGAGATTAACAGAAGGTATTGTCGTAGATTCAGGATTAACGTTTGGGAAGTTGCGCTTTTCTGCATTACGTCGAGAAGTACGGAAACAAAACGAGGATGGGACGATTAGTAACGAGGTAAAAGAACGGACCTATAATTTGAAATCCTCCGCGCAAGGTCGAATGATCCAAGTTAGTATCCCAGCAAATGTGCCCTTACGCGAGTTTGCCTATGATGCAGAGGTAGAGTTGGTCAATCCAATCGTGGATACGGTCGCCAATTATGTTTTCCGAGAAGGAACTACTGTCAATTGGTTCATTAAGGCAGATGATTTAGTCTTGAAACGACAACCAAATCAGGGAAATCCTGCGAACCAAAATGAAGGAAAGAAATAG
- a CDS encoding type II toxin-antitoxin system RelB/DinJ family antitoxin produces the protein MEINVEHILDCLDQYGKGELTEEQLTNALTYDEKMFLIMHQGLLEVGNDAKEDFDVLNWLGEEASFFMVVEVNETLCRQAESVLEEIGVEMPDAIESFLKQLVETEQLPVAVND, from the coding sequence ATGGAAATTAATGTTGAACATATTTTAGATTGTCTCGATCAATATGGCAAAGGTGAACTAACGGAGGAACAACTCACTAACGCATTAACCTATGATGAAAAAATGTTTCTGATTATGCATCAAGGGTTACTGGAAGTAGGTAACGATGCCAAAGAAGACTTTGATGTACTGAATTGGTTAGGGGAAGAAGCGTCCTTCTTTATGGTTGTCGAAGTAAATGAAACCTTATGTCGCCAAGCAGAATCAGTCTTAGAAGAAATCGGTGTGGAAATGCCGGACGCCATTGAAAGCTTTTTAAAACAATTAGTTGAAACAGAGCAACTCCCCGTAGCAGTAAATGACTAG
- a CDS encoding FtsK/SpoIIIE domain-containing protein: MYKGHRIRAGDQHLVYHFILGWLIILFIGWMGVFYFQELRQFDISKLSLSTSEIDWSIKELICLLGSLTLSGAMMLLYIHFFQDHWRSLWHRQKLARMILENHWYEVKQTQSEGFFKDLNSSRTKESISYFPKIYYRMKDGLLSIRVQISLGKYQDQLLKLEKKLESGLYCELVEKELKDSYVEYTLLYDMIANRIGIEEVVAENGALRLMKNQVWAYDSLPHMLIAGGTGGGKTYFLLTIIEALLKSDAELFILDPKNADLADLGTVMPHVYSQKEEISDCVEDFYERMMARSKAMKEMPNYKTGENYAYLGLPPNFLIFDEYVAYMEMLTTKESAVILNKLKQIVMLGRQSGFFLILACQRPDAKYLGDGIRDQFNFRVALGRMSELGYSMMFGEVDKNFFMKRIKGRGYVDTGGSVISEFYTPLVPKGHDFLKEIRNIAGLTVHMERKK; the protein is encoded by the coding sequence ATGTACAAAGGGCATCGCATAAGGGCAGGAGATCAGCACTTGGTTTATCACTTTATTCTTGGGTGGCTAATCATTTTATTCATCGGTTGGATGGGTGTCTTTTATTTTCAAGAGCTTAGACAATTTGATATTTCTAAGCTATCACTTTCCACTAGTGAAATTGATTGGTCCATAAAAGAGTTAATCTGCTTACTAGGAAGTCTCACTCTTTCAGGAGCTATGATGTTACTTTATATTCACTTTTTTCAGGATCATTGGCGAAGTTTGTGGCATCGACAAAAGCTAGCCCGGATGATTCTAGAAAACCATTGGTATGAAGTAAAGCAAACTCAAAGTGAAGGCTTTTTCAAAGATTTGAATAGTAGTCGGACCAAAGAGAGTATCAGTTACTTCCCCAAAATTTATTATCGAATGAAGGATGGCTTACTGTCTATTCGCGTTCAAATTTCACTGGGAAAATATCAAGATCAACTCTTGAAATTGGAAAAGAAGTTAGAAAGTGGGTTGTATTGTGAGTTAGTAGAAAAAGAACTCAAAGACTCTTATGTGGAATACACCTTGTTATACGATATGATTGCCAATCGAATTGGAATTGAAGAAGTAGTGGCAGAAAATGGTGCTTTGCGATTGATGAAAAATCAAGTATGGGCGTATGATTCCTTGCCCCACATGTTAATTGCTGGTGGGACAGGTGGTGGGAAGACCTATTTCCTCCTCACCATTATCGAAGCACTATTGAAGTCAGATGCAGAATTGTTTATCCTCGATCCCAAAAATGCAGATTTAGCTGATTTAGGTACGGTAATGCCTCATGTTTATTCTCAAAAGGAAGAAATTTCTGATTGTGTGGAAGATTTTTATGAACGCATGATGGCTCGTAGCAAGGCAATGAAAGAAATGCCCAACTACAAAACAGGAGAGAATTATGCGTATCTTGGACTTCCGCCCAACTTTTTAATCTTTGATGAATACGTGGCTTATATGGAAATGTTAACGACAAAAGAAAGTGCGGTGATTTTGAATAAGCTTAAACAAATCGTGATGTTAGGTCGTCAATCTGGTTTCTTTCTGATTCTAGCTTGTCAAAGACCAGATGCGAAATACTTGGGAGACGGAATTCGGGATCAATTCAACTTTCGTGTAGCTTTAGGACGTATGAGTGAACTCGGGTATTCCATGATGTTTGGCGAAGTTGATAAAAATTTCTTTATGAAACGCATCAAAGGTCGAGGATATGTGGATACTGGAGGGAGTGTGATTAGTGAATTTTATACGCCTCTTGTGCCAAAAGGGCATGATTTCTTAAAGGAAATTAGAAACATCGCTGGATTAACCGTTCATATGGAAAGAAAAAAATAA
- a CDS encoding DNA cytosine methyltransferase — protein sequence MRFLDLFAGIGGFRLGMEQAGHQCIGFCEIDEFARRSYKAIHDTSKEVEMYDITSVSDKFVQSLGPVDILCGGFLCQAFSIAGKRQGFSDTRGTLFFEIARFATLLQPKLLFLENIRGLLNHEGGATFETILRTLDGLGYDVEWQVLNSKAYVPQSRERVFLIGHSRDACTEQVFPIIGSAPTSDQNIRNLVNINPSNRGMGGQVYGSDGVAPTLTGDEGIKIALPVKDGISVAGMLPGNFEQGNRVYEVTGTAPTLSTKQGGTKIMIRKNETEYQEVKPGDSVNLAFPNSTSRRGRLGKQSVHTLLTGDQQAVVTDQYQIRKLTPRECWRLQGFPDWAFDRASQVNSDSQLYKQAGNSVTVPVIFDIARRLKEVKIDDL from the coding sequence ATGAGATTTTTAGATTTATTCGCCGGAATTGGCGGCTTTCGCTTAGGTATGGAACAAGCGGGTCACCAGTGTATTGGCTTTTGTGAAATTGATGAATTTGCTCGAAGGAGTTATAAGGCAATCCATGATACAAGTAAGGAGGTGGAAATGTATGACATCACAAGTGTATCAGACAAGTTTGTTCAATCCCTCGGACCAGTGGACATCCTTTGCGGCGGATTTCTGTGCCAAGCTTTTTCAATTGCGGGAAAGCGGCAAGGATTTTCCGATACTCGAGGTACTTTATTCTTTGAAATCGCTCGATTCGCCACTCTTCTCCAACCTAAGCTTCTATTCCTTGAGAACATCCGGGGATTGCTTAATCACGAAGGAGGGGCTACGTTCGAGACGATCCTCCGAACACTGGATGGATTGGGGTATGATGTGGAATGGCAAGTGCTTAACTCAAAGGCCTACGTTCCCCAAAGCCGTGAGCGGGTCTTCCTTATCGGACATTCTCGAGACGCATGTACCGAACAAGTATTTCCTATCATTGGATCGGCTCCAACATCTGATCAAAACATCAGAAACTTGGTAAATATCAATCCTTCCAATCGAGGCATGGGTGGACAAGTCTATGGTTCAGATGGTGTAGCGCCCACCTTAACTGGTGATGAAGGAATCAAAATCGCACTACCGGTAAAGGATGGTATTTCTGTAGCGGGTATGTTACCGGGAAATTTTGAACAAGGCAATCGGGTATACGAAGTAACCGGAACAGCTCCCACTTTGTCAACGAAACAAGGGGGAACAAAGATTATGATTCGGAAAAATGAAACAGAATATCAAGAGGTGAAGCCAGGGGACAGTGTGAACCTGGCTTTTCCTAATTCCACAAGTCGCCGAGGCCGTCTCGGGAAACAAAGTGTGCATACTTTGCTAACGGGAGACCAACAAGCGGTAGTCACGGATCAGTACCAGATTCGAAAGTTAACACCTAGAGAGTGTTGGCGACTTCAAGGATTTCCCGATTGGGCTTTTGACCGAGCTTCTCAAGTCAATTCAGATAGTCAGTTGTATAAGCAAGCCGGAAACTCAGTAACAGTTCCGGTCATTTTTGATATTGCCAGAAGATTAAAGGAGGTAAAAATAGATGATTTATGA
- the mobT gene encoding MobT family relaxase, protein MAKRNLSKELLKEKRKDYKISQNKLAVACNLTREYINKIESGLLTPSEKTMRKIFDQLESFNPDLPLTLLFDYVRIRFPTTDVRKIIQEILHLKFEYMLHEDYAFYSYQEQYVMGDIVMMLSHEEDKGVLLELKGRGCRQFETFLLAQKRSWYDFFGDCLKAGGVMKRIDLAINDRVGLLNIPDLTKKCQEEECISLFRTFKSYRSGELLKADEKDGMGNTLYIGSLKSEVYFCLYEKDYEQYIKLGIPLDQTETKNRFEIRLKNDRAYHAIQDLLKGRSIESTTFSIINRYLRFADKVEGKRRTNWPLNERWGRFIGRNRKEIQLTSEPKPYTIERTLNWLGRQVAPTWKMAKELDRLNQTTYIQDMVQNARLSDRHKKILEQQSVAIENLII, encoded by the coding sequence TTGGCGAAAAGAAATTTAAGCAAGGAATTGCTGAAAGAAAAGCGTAAGGATTACAAGATTTCGCAGAACAAATTAGCTGTCGCATGTAATTTGACTAGAGAATATATCAATAAGATTGAATCAGGTCTACTTACACCATCAGAAAAAACCATGAGGAAAATTTTTGACCAACTGGAAAGTTTCAATCCCGATTTGCCTTTGACGTTACTGTTTGACTATGTAAGGATTCGTTTCCCCACAACGGATGTACGGAAAATTATTCAAGAAATTCTCCATTTGAAATTTGAGTATATGCTTCATGAGGATTACGCCTTTTACTCTTATCAGGAACAATATGTCATGGGCGATATTGTGATGATGTTGTCTCATGAAGAAGATAAGGGCGTTCTTTTGGAATTAAAGGGGCGAGGTTGTCGGCAATTTGAAACTTTTTTACTTGCTCAAAAGCGTAGCTGGTACGACTTTTTCGGAGATTGTCTAAAAGCCGGTGGCGTGATGAAACGCATAGACTTGGCAATCAATGATCGAGTGGGGCTATTGAATATTCCTGATTTAACGAAAAAATGTCAGGAGGAAGAATGTATCTCCTTGTTTCGTACCTTCAAAAGTTACCGTTCCGGGGAACTGTTGAAAGCTGATGAAAAGGATGGTATGGGCAATACCTTATATATCGGTAGTCTTAAAAGTGAAGTTTATTTTTGTTTGTACGAGAAAGATTATGAGCAGTATATCAAGTTAGGGATTCCATTAGACCAAACTGAAACGAAGAACCGGTTTGAAATTCGGTTGAAAAACGATCGTGCCTATCATGCGATTCAAGATTTGTTAAAAGGTCGTAGCATTGAAAGTACCACGTTTTCCATTATCAACCGTTATTTGCGATTTGCGGATAAAGTAGAAGGCAAAAGGCGAACCAACTGGCCCTTAAATGAACGATGGGGTCGCTTTATTGGGCGGAATCGCAAGGAAATCCAATTAACCTCTGAGCCGAAACCTTATACTATCGAACGAACCTTGAATTGGCTTGGACGTCAAGTCGCCCCTACGTGGAAGATGGCTAAGGAGTTGGATCGGTTGAATCAGACCACTTATATCCAGGATATGGTACAGAATGCGCGACTCTCGGACCGACACAAAAAGATTTTGGAGCAACAAAGTGTGGCAATTGAAAACCTGATTATATGA
- a CDS encoding DUF3789 domain-containing protein — MKRGIVMGIIKDILLVFGGSLLGVTVMCLMNASAAAD; from the coding sequence ATGAAAAGAGGAATAGTTATGGGAATTATAAAAGATATTTTACTGGTATTTGGTGGCAGTCTACTTGGTGTCACTGTGATGTGCTTGATGAATGCAAGTGCAGCGGCGGACTGA
- a CDS encoding antirestriction protein ArdA — MEQMRVYIANLGKYNEGELVGAWFTPPVDFDEVKERIGLNNEYEEYAIHDYELPFEIDEYTPIEEINRLCGLAEELEGTPIGEVALEIQHAFFNSFEEMVEHVDDIVYYPDCDDMSDVAYYLIVEAGDFGEVPEHLKTYIDFDACGRDLEIGGNYLVTSRGIFEYVG; from the coding sequence ATGGAACAGATGCGTGTTTATATTGCGAACCTTGGAAAATACAATGAAGGTGAGTTGGTGGGGGCATGGTTTACCCCACCTGTCGATTTTGATGAAGTGAAAGAACGGATTGGATTAAATAATGAATATGAGGAATATGCAATTCATGATTATGAACTACCTTTTGAGATTGATGAATATACGCCAATTGAAGAGATTAATCGGTTGTGTGGTTTAGCAGAAGAACTTGAAGGAACGCCAATTGGTGAGGTTGCTTTAGAGATTCAACATGCTTTCTTTAATTCTTTTGAGGAAATGGTAGAGCATGTGGATGATATTGTCTATTATCCGGACTGTGATGATATGAGTGATGTGGCGTATTATTTGATTGTGGAAGCTGGTGATTTTGGCGAAGTACCAGAACACTTGAAGACGTATATTGATTTTGATGCGTGTGGTCGAGATTTGGAGATTGGAGGGAATTATCTGGTTACTAGTCGAGGAATATTTGAATATGTTGGTTAA